CAGAGAATTGCCAGCATCGACTATACCGGAAAACTATTCATTTGGCGGATAGATGGCACCCTAGAGCAAACCGCACAGGTGTCCGACTCAGAAGGATATGCGATCGCCTTTAGCCCGGATAGTCGGCAGCTTGCCATTGCTAAAGAGAATGGGGCGATCTACCTCTGGCAGATGAACGGCAGCTTGCAGCGAACCTGGAAAGCGCATCTACAAGCCGTTCGGCACATTGCATTCAGTCCTGATGGCAAAATGATTGCCACAGCCGGACAAGAGGGCGAGATTAAACTCTGGACTCTAGAAGGGAAATGGCTAACCACCCTCAAACGCCACGAACGAGAAGTCTATCAACTCGTATTTAGCGCCGATGGACAAACCCTCGTCTCCGGAAGTCGAGATCGAACCGCCATTATTTGGAACTTACCCGAAGTGATGGATCGCAGGCGGATCTTTGCCAATGGCTGCGACTGGGTGCGCGAGTATCTGCAAACTAGCTCCGAAATTGAACGCAGCGATCGCACCCTCTGCCCCTAAAGAATGCAAAGTCGGCTAATCTTTGCTCGCGTTCAGCTTGTCCTCAGCCAGATGGCTACCGCTATCAAACGGGTATTTATCCCAACTGAAAGGGAATTTTTGGGTAACATTGCCTGCTATTGTTGGGAAGGCAATTGATATTTCTTGCAACACCAAACCACTCAAGAGCTAGTTGCAAGACACCCTTTTCAGAAAAAGCGCCTTAAGACGAATATTATTTCGGTAAATTCAGTTGTTGAATGTTTGCGGTTATTCACCCTAAACGCTGCACGCAACAGAGCTTTACCTGCGATCTGTTACAAACCTCTTTTCATTGCCTCGGATCTTCTGTTACACCTGCTATCAACCGCTTATCCAATCAAAACGTTATGCAACCGAGTCCCCGGTATGTTGTGTTTGGCTGTGAATGCTCGATTTTTAGCTTGGTTTTGCTGCACTGTATCGCACCCAGTTGGGCAGGAACACCTGGCTCAGAGTTGATATCAACGATGCCCGAAGCGTTAGAGGGAGTTTCTCAAACCTTTAGCGACTCAATCGACGAAGCCAGCGAACCCGCTCCCGCAACCCATTTTGCGATCCAACAAGCCCTGCAAGCAGGCAGCCAAACGGCGCAGCAGCTCATCGCAGTCGCTCCGGCTCCGGAAGAACTCCCGGCCTTGTTGTGGCAGCAACCCGTAATCGCAGCAACGGCGGTTGTAGACGAGCGCCTAGAGTTCAGCCCAGCACCTGCGATCGCAGTCGCTCCGGCTCCCGAAGAACTGCCGGCCTTGTTGTGGCAGCAACCCGTAATCGCAGCAACGGCGGTTGTAGACGAGCGCCTAGAATTCAGCCAAGCCCCTGCACCGGAAGCCTCGCCGCCGCCCGAACCGCCCCCCCAAATCTTCGTCCGCACCATCGAAGTGATTGGCAGCACCATTTTAGACGAGGCTCAACTCAACCCGATTATTCAACCCCTAGAAGGGCGAAACGTCACCCTTGAGGAACTGCGGCAAGCGGCAGATCGAATTACCCAAATCTATCTCAATCGCGGCTTTATTAACTCTAGAGCCGTCGTGGTCGATCAAGTCGTCACCGATGGCGTTGTCCAGATCCGCGTCATTGAAGGGCGCTTAGAACGCATTGAGATTGAAGGCACGCGCCGCGTCAGACCCGAATACGTGCGATCGCGCATTCGTCTAGGGGCTGGCGTTCCGCTCAATAGTGCCGCCCTAGAAGATCAATTGCGCCTCTTACGTGCCGATCCGCTCTTCCAAAATATTGAAGCCAGCCTGAGAGCCGGAACCGATATCGATCGCAGTATCTTAATTGTCCGGGTTAGCGAAGCCAAGCCTTATAACGTTAACTTTTTTATTGATAATTATTCACCGCCCAGCATCGGTTCCGAACGGATGGGCATGAATTTCCGCCACCGCAACCTGTTTGGTTTTGGCGATGAAATGTTTTTCTTCTATAGCCGCACGCTGACTGGAGGGGCAAACGTTCTAGACTTTAGCTACCGCGTTCCCGTCAACGCCAGAGAAGGGGCGGTGAGTTTGCGCGTGGCTCCGAGTTGGAACCGAATTACCGATCCTGACTTTCGCGAATTAGACATACGCGGCAAACAACAACTGTATGAAATTGCCTTCCGCCAACCCTTGATCCGTTCCCCGCGAGAAGAGTTGGCTCTCTCCGTCGGGTTTACTCACCAACGGGGGCAAACCTTCTTATTTAACGATCAGCCCTTTGGCTTCGGTATTGGCCCGGATGAAGAGGGGAATTCAATTACCAGCGTCTTTCGCTTTGGTCAAGAATATGTGCTGCGCGATCCCAGTGGGGCGTGGGCATTGCGATCGCAATTTAGTCTCGGTACGGGTTTGCTCGATGCCACCATTAACCGCGATCCCATCCCCGATAGCCGTTTTGTTGCCTGGTTGGGGCAAGTCCAGCGCGTGCAGCGCTTAAGCAACGATCACCTGCTGATCTTCCTGGCTGATGTTCAACTCACCCCCAACAGTCTCCTCCCTTCCCAACAATTTGTGATTGGTGGGGGACAGTCGGTGCGCGGCTATCGCCAAAATGCCCGTTCTGGCGATAACGGATTTCGCCTTTCTGTCGAAGATCGCATCGCCATCCAACGGGATGCAGCAGGTATTCCCACCATGCAACTCATCCCCTTTATTGAAGGCGGTGGCGTGTGGAACAAAGGCGATAACCCCAACGAACTCCCCAGACAGCGCTTTTTGGCCGCCGGGGGTTTAGGTTTGCTGTGGGAACCCTTCCCCCGGTTTGTGGTGCGGATCGATTATGCTGTCCCCTTTATTACCCTGAGCGATCGCGGCGAGAACGCGCAAGACCGAGGCTTATTCTTCAGCATCAATTTTCAACCCTAATTTCGCAAAGCAGGTACTATTGAAGGGTTAATGAACGGTGAGTTCTCGCGTTTGCTCTCTCGTGCTGTAGAGGCGCGAGAACGCCACCAAACTGCTGTGGGATCTAACCCAACCTTTGTTGTATTGAGCGAGAATAAGCTGTGGATGCCCTATTGGAACGAGCAAGAACGCTCAAGAGTGCGTTAATTCAATTTGTCTTAGAAGCGGAAGGAGAGTTAGCCACGGCCCTAGAAACGTTTGTGGCTCAACGTTCTCACCAAAAACCCTTTGATATTAATCAACGCAATCTGATTACCGATACATTTCTCACCCAAGGGGAAGTGAACGAGAAAACCCCCATTGAGTTATTTATTGCCAGTCGCTCAGATTTGTCTGAGAGCGATCGCGATCTCCTCACAAGCTGGCATCGAAGTTTTATCGCCCTGTTTGAAGTCGAGGAAAAACTGCCCGACGGCTTTAAGCTGATGAACTGGCTAACCTCGAAGCACTACCTCGTTAAACCCAACGATCCGCTCACCCTTGAAGAGATGTCGCGATTTCAGCTTGGGGAAATTGTCCTCTGTCGGATCGCCCCCGTTACAGCAGATTACTGGATGTTTTCGGGCCCTTGCATCACCAAAGGGAACCTAGGCAAACCCAAACTGGCTGTCGTCATCGGCGAATTCAAACAAAATTACCGAGCCTCCCTTTACAGCGACGCGCCCGACTTATTAGAAGAAGCCTGGGAATCTGTCGCCACCTATCACCAAGCCTTTGTCGAGCATTTTGGGAGCGATCGCATTACCGGATCGGGCTACCAAATCAATAAGCAGATTACCGAACTGCAAGAAAAGATGGCGAAGCAACGCCTCGAAGCTGCCGGAATTGATAGCTCCAAATCCCTTAAAGAAATTATGCAGGATGCGGGAGCCGATGAAACCGAACTCAAAGCCGCCGCCGTAGAAGCCGGGGCTGACAGTCAAGAACTCGATCGGTTCTTAGAAGGCGATGACAAGGGCAAATCCAAAATGGTGCTGCCCAAAGCCAACCTCCCCGACGAGATCCGCAACGCCGAAAACGTCCGCGTCTTCACCCATCCGCGCTGGGGACAGATGTTTCTCCCCAACTATCCCAAATTTGAAGCGCTGCTCGATAATCCCGACTGGCAAAGCGTTTCCTATACTGAAGCACTGGTGCGGAAATATCTAGAAGAGCCGCAATATAACTGGTTTGTTTGGCAGCAACTCGCCCAGCAAAACCCCGATCGACTCGAACAAATGCTCCAAACCGTTCTCAACCGTCCCAACTTTCAACTCAAAACCGATCTAGAACCCTTACTCATTCAAGAGTTTCATAAACTTCGAGAACCCGAACTGCCCGAAATTGCCAGCGTTCCGGTTCATCTCCATGAACTTTTCCAAACCGCAGTTGCCGAAGTCAACAAAACCAAAGCCAAAGCCAAAGGTAAGAAAAAGGCTCGCAAAGGCTTTCTATAACAGCAGGCAAACTGCCAAAATTCAAGACACAATTGAGTAGAGGCGTGCTATTTCCCGTGCGTCTTTGCTCCTTTATCGCCGCTACCTTTTGAATTCATGACCGAAACTCCTCGCCAAATCGCCTTTTTTGCATTGCGGGACGTGCATCGGCGAGGAGCTTACGCCGATGTGGCTCTCGATCGCTGGTTGCGCCAATCCCAGTTAGAAGGGGTCGATCGGCGCTTTGTCACAGAATTGGTGTATGGTAGCGTCCGCCGGATGCGATCGCTCGATTTCCGTATTGACCAACTGGCGAAAAAACCAGCCGATCAACAACCCCCCGATCTCCGCACAATCCTGCATTTGGGATTGTATCAACTCCACTATCTCGACCAAGTACGGGCGGCGGCGGCTGTGGATACCACGGTAGAACTCGCCAAAACCAATGGGTTTCGCGGCTTGGCAGGCTTTGTCAATGGTTTATTGCGTTCGTCTCACCGACGTTCGGAAAATCGCCCTTTTCCCGATCCTGCCCCTGCTTCAGCAATTGAGCGTTTGGGGATTGAATACAGCTACCCCGACTGGATCGTAGAAGGGTGGTTAACAGAGTTGGGAGAAGCTGAAACGGAAGAACTCTGCGCCTTTTTTAATCAAACGCCTACCATCGATTTGCGCGTCAATCCCCTACGGACGACTCGCGCGGAGGTAGAAGCCCAACTCCAAGCTTGGGGGGTGGAGGTACAGCCTTTGCCTTATTCACCCCAGGGGTTGCGTCTGACGGGCAGTATTGGGGCGATTGAGAAGTTACCCGGTTTTCGCGAAGGGCATTGGGTGGTACAAGATAGCAGCGCCCAATTGGTGGCTTACTTACTTAACCCCCAACCCGATGAGATGATTATTGATGCCTGTGCAGCACCGGGGGGAAAAACGACGCATATTGCCGAACTGATGGGCGATCGCGGTGTGGTGGTGGCTTGCGATCGCACTCCTTCTCGCCTGAAGAAATTAATCTACAATACCGAACGCCTCGGTTTAGAGTCGGTACAGATTTGCATTGCTGATAGCCGCGATTTCCTCGATTTTGACGGGAAAGCCGATCGCGTGCTGCTCGATGCCCCTTGTTCGGGTTTAGGCACCCTACACCGTCACGCTGATGCCCGCTGGCGACAAACCCCGGAATCTGTCCAAGAGTTAACCGTGTTGCAAGGGGAATTACTCAATGCGACAGCCCGTTGGGTGAAGCCGGGGGGAACGCTAGTTTATTCGACTTGTACGTTACACCGAGCTGAGAATGAAAGCGCGATCGCTGCTTTCTTAGACGCCCATCCCGATTGGTCAATTTTACCGCCAGCAGCCGATAGCGCGATCGCCCCCTTCGCCTCTGCTGAGGGTTGGATTAAGCTGTGGCCCCATCGCCACCACATGGACGGCTTTTTTATGGTACAACTGGCAAAAAAATGAGGCTGCCCGCAGGTTCAGCCTCCTAGAAAGTTGCCAAAATCAGACCTCGGCGAACTATTTAGGGTTGCCAACGCCAGGGGTTTCTTCTTTATTCACCTTGGGAACCACATCCGGGCGTTCTTTATCTTCCCAACCCACAGGGCGCTTGGAGTTATACCAAGCAACGGAACCTAACGTAACGGCTGCAATAAAACCAACAACATAAACGAGTGTAAATGATACGGGAAAGTGAGATGCTTCTGAAGCAATGCCCATGAATAGTTGCATAAGAATTTAACCTCTTATTATTGAACGCTAACACTAGAATATAAATAAATCCCCAAACAATCCATCCTCCCTTCTGAAGATTCAACAGCAAATGAATACCGCAAGAGGGAGGAAAACCGCGAAGTATTGATTCTCTCTGAGGTGGGCTACCGTGTATACACATCTAGTGTAAGAACCCTAAATCTAATTGAGATCCCCCTAAATCCCCGCGCTGACGCGCCGCTGCGCTAGAAGTAAGGGGGACTTTGATTCCGGTTCCCCCCCTTTGTAAGGGGGGCTAGGGGGGATCAAAACCTTGTAGAACAATACTAGAAAACTTATGTATACACGGTAGCTGAGGTGGGAGAGGCGACCAAAATCGCGAGAAATCCGCAGGTCTTCCGGCTTGACCTATCTTTTTTAGAGGTTGGATTAGAGGTTGTAAAACCCAACTGTATCAGCGGTTTCGTTGAGTTACGCTAATCCAACCGACGAAAGCATCAGGGGTGTGAAAGTTGGATCGGCTAACTAGGGATTTGAGTCTGCATTAATCCACAGAACCCCAAAACCAGTTACCTACAGCACCCGGTTCCTTTGCAGTTAAAAACTCCCTCTTAGCAGAAACAAACTCTGGTTTGCTGAGGATGCCGTCCCGATCGGTATCAAGCTTGGAGAAGACAAAAGCCGATGTCTCCGCATCCATCTCAAACGCGCTGAAGAACAGGCGATGCTCTTCGGCTGATATTTGACCATCACCGTCTAAATCAACGATGTCAAATAAAATCTCGATTAAAGGGTCTTCGTAATCTGGATTTGCAACCGCTTCTTCTATGCCCTGACAAAACTCTTCCGGGCTTACCTTGCCATCTCCATCCGCATCCGCTTTAGACCAAAAGTTTTCCCAAATATGGAGCCACTTAGACAATATCTCTTTGTGCATCTCCGAACCCGGCTCTGCGTTACGAAGCTGGGCAAACCTTGAGGCAAAAATCTCAGCATCTTCCTGACCAATAAAATTGGAGCGATCGGCATCTAGGCAGCGAAAGTGATGCAGTAGCTTTTTTCTATGGTATTCGCTTAACAAAATTTCCTCCTTGGTGTTTTGGCAATTAACCCCGGTCTTCTTACCATTGATCGTTATAATACGGCTCTTCGTAATACGGCTCTTGATAAGCAGGTTCGGGTTCGGAATAGCTGTTACCGCCCGAACTATTTTGGCTGCCGGTATTGGGGGCTGGAATGGGGCCGACAATCACCTGTCTGGGCGTGACGGGTTGAGCCTTAATACTGCCTTTGCGACCTTCGAGGGTGGGTAAGTCTGGGAATTTCTCGGCGGGGATATCTTTAGCCACTTCTGACATAAATTCACCCCAGGTAAAAGCCGCCGTCCCGCTGCTTCCCCAAGTCGGGTAATTATCATCATTCCCTAACCAAACCCCCGTAACCAGTTGGGGAATATAGCCGACAAACCACAAATCGCGGGCTTGTTCGGAGGTTCCCGTTTTACCTGCCACAGAGCGATCGCTCAAATAGGCCGGTCGTCCCGTCCCCGACTTGACT
This genomic interval from Desertifilum tharense IPPAS B-1220 contains the following:
- a CDS encoding 16S rRNA (cytosine(967)-C(5))-methyltransferase, with translation MTETPRQIAFFALRDVHRRGAYADVALDRWLRQSQLEGVDRRFVTELVYGSVRRMRSLDFRIDQLAKKPADQQPPDLRTILHLGLYQLHYLDQVRAAAAVDTTVELAKTNGFRGLAGFVNGLLRSSHRRSENRPFPDPAPASAIERLGIEYSYPDWIVEGWLTELGEAETEELCAFFNQTPTIDLRVNPLRTTRAEVEAQLQAWGVEVQPLPYSPQGLRLTGSIGAIEKLPGFREGHWVVQDSSAQLVAYLLNPQPDEMIIDACAAPGGKTTHIAELMGDRGVVVACDRTPSRLKKLIYNTERLGLESVQICIADSRDFLDFDGKADRVLLDAPCSGLGTLHRHADARWRQTPESVQELTVLQGELLNATARWVKPGGTLVYSTCTLHRAENESAIAAFLDAHPDWSILPPAADSAIAPFASAEGWIKLWPHRHHMDGFFMVQLAKK
- a CDS encoding ShlB/FhaC/HecB family hemolysin secretion/activation protein, translated to MFAVIHPKRCTQQSFTCDLLQTSFHCLGSSVTPAINRLSNQNVMQPSPRYVVFGCECSIFSLVLLHCIAPSWAGTPGSELISTMPEALEGVSQTFSDSIDEASEPAPATHFAIQQALQAGSQTAQQLIAVAPAPEELPALLWQQPVIAATAVVDERLEFSPAPAIAVAPAPEELPALLWQQPVIAATAVVDERLEFSQAPAPEASPPPEPPPQIFVRTIEVIGSTILDEAQLNPIIQPLEGRNVTLEELRQAADRITQIYLNRGFINSRAVVVDQVVTDGVVQIRVIEGRLERIEIEGTRRVRPEYVRSRIRLGAGVPLNSAALEDQLRLLRADPLFQNIEASLRAGTDIDRSILIVRVSEAKPYNVNFFIDNYSPPSIGSERMGMNFRHRNLFGFGDEMFFFYSRTLTGGANVLDFSYRVPVNAREGAVSLRVAPSWNRITDPDFRELDIRGKQQLYEIAFRQPLIRSPREELALSVGFTHQRGQTFLFNDQPFGFGIGPDEEGNSITSVFRFGQEYVLRDPSGAWALRSQFSLGTGLLDATINRDPIPDSRFVAWLGQVQRVQRLSNDHLLIFLADVQLTPNSLLPSQQFVIGGGQSVRGYRQNARSGDNGFRLSVEDRIAIQRDAAGIPTMQLIPFIEGGGVWNKGDNPNELPRQRFLAAGGLGLLWEPFPRFVVRIDYAVPFITLSDRGENAQDRGLFFSINFQP
- a CDS encoding EF-hand domain-containing protein, with product MLSEYHRKKLLHHFRCLDADRSNFIGQEDAEIFASRFAQLRNAEPGSEMHKEILSKWLHIWENFWSKADADGDGKVSPEEFCQGIEEAVANPDYEDPLIEILFDIVDLDGDGQISAEEHRLFFSAFEMDAETSAFVFSKLDTDRDGILSKPEFVSAKREFLTAKEPGAVGNWFWGSVD
- the psb35 gene encoding photosystem II assembly protein Psb35 — encoded protein: MQLFMGIASEASHFPVSFTLVYVVGFIAAVTLGSVAWYNSKRPVGWEDKERPDVVPKVNKEETPGVGNPK